Proteins encoded by one window of Candidatus Oleimmundimicrobium sp.:
- a CDS encoding U32 family peptidase has product MAVNKLTDNKNIKRPELLAPAGNLEKLRFAITYGADAVYIGGKKYSLRMGAENFDISEIKEGVDFAHNNRAKVYVTVNIFAHDEDLCGLEDYLLNLANVGVDAIIVADNGIFSIAKKVIPDIPIHISTQANVLNVASAEFWKKMGAGRITLARELSFFDIKEITKSVDIGIEVFAHGAMCISYSGRCLMSKYLADRDANKGDCAHSCRWKYFLMEEKRPGEYHPVYEDERGTYFFNSKDLCLAKHVPKLISAGVDSFKIEGRMKSIHYIATVTNVYKEIIDEYFRCPEEFTFREEWIDELEKVSHRHYTTGFFDNSAKKEKTEVIDSASYKRTHDFVGVVKKNESKDGIIKVAVKNRISVGDEIEVLSPGKVFSFRLSSMFNSKNGEKIDEAHANYVVDIPVKIEIVKDSILRKQLTG; this is encoded by the coding sequence TTGACGGACAATAAGAATATTAAGCGCCCCGAACTCCTTGCTCCGGCGGGGAACCTTGAAAAACTTCGATTTGCAATTACCTATGGAGCCGATGCTGTTTACATTGGGGGTAAAAAGTATAGTCTGCGCATGGGAGCGGAGAATTTTGATATCTCAGAAATAAAAGAGGGAGTCGATTTTGCTCATAATAACAGGGCTAAAGTTTATGTAACCGTTAATATTTTTGCTCATGATGAGGACTTATGTGGATTAGAAGACTATCTATTAAACTTAGCTAATGTTGGTGTAGACGCGATTATTGTGGCCGATAACGGTATATTCTCAATAGCTAAAAAAGTAATTCCTGATATCCCAATTCATATAAGCACTCAGGCAAACGTATTAAATGTTGCCAGCGCGGAATTTTGGAAGAAGATGGGAGCCGGAAGAATTACTTTGGCTAGGGAGCTTTCGTTTTTTGATATTAAAGAGATTACCAAAAGTGTCGATATAGGAATAGAAGTGTTTGCGCACGGCGCTATGTGTATTTCTTATTCCGGGCGTTGTCTTATGAGTAAATATTTAGCGGATAGAGATGCTAACAAGGGGGATTGCGCGCACAGTTGCCGGTGGAAATATTTTTTAATGGAAGAGAAAAGACCGGGAGAATATCATCCTGTTTATGAAGATGAACGGGGAACATATTTTTTTAACTCAAAGGATTTATGCCTGGCAAAGCATGTTCCCAAATTAATTTCGGCGGGGGTAGATAGTTTTAAGATAGAGGGCAGAATGAAAAGTATTCATTACATAGCCACTGTTACAAATGTTTACAAGGAAATAATAGATGAATATTTTAGGTGCCCGGAGGAGTTCACCTTTCGGGAAGAGTGGATTGATGAACTTGAAAAAGTAAGCCATCGACATTATACGACGGGATTTTTTGACAATTCAGCTAAAAAGGAAAAAACCGAAGTGATTGATTCGGCAAGTTATAAGCGGACTCATGATTTTGTAGGGGTTGTAAAGAAGAATGAAAGCAAAGATGGGATTATTAAGGTAGCTGTTAAGAATCGTATTTCGGTTGGAGATGAGATTGAGGTTCTTAGTCCGGGAAAAGTTTTTAGTTTTAGACTTTCCTCAATGTTTAATTCCAAAAATGGAGAGAAAATAGACGAAGCGCATGCTAATTATGTTGTTGATATTCCTGTTAAAATAGAGATAGTGAAGGATTCAATTTTGAGAAAACAATTGACGGGATAA
- a CDS encoding shikimate dehydrogenase encodes MLKINGKTKLVGIMGYPLEHTLSPIFHNAAFNYLDLNWCYIPIPVEEKFFDKAKEGIRVIKNFVGVNITMPYKEKVLPCLDEISSYAQVIGAVNTIHIVDNGRLVGYNTDGRGFLTALSQDGGFNPKNKNVLIIGAGGASRAVAVSLALSGIKKLKILNRTLDKAEAIRSKIISNFACEVEIFNFQSNLENCFSSIDLIVNATPVGMVKEEYPFPVELISREHFVCDLIYEPLETPLIRAAKEKGAKTLNGLNMLLYQGAAAFKIWTHIDPPIEVMRKALEDALELKKN; translated from the coding sequence ATGCTAAAGATTAACGGAAAAACAAAACTTGTTGGCATTATGGGTTATCCTTTGGAGCATACCCTTTCACCTATTTTTCATAATGCTGCTTTTAATTATTTGGATTTAAATTGGTGCTACATTCCCATACCGGTGGAGGAAAAGTTTTTTGATAAGGCAAAAGAAGGCATTCGTGTTATCAAAAATTTCGTCGGGGTTAATATAACGATGCCGTATAAAGAGAAGGTTCTACCTTGTTTGGATGAAATTTCATCTTATGCTCAAGTTATTGGTGCTGTTAATACCATTCACATAGTGGATAATGGCAGGTTGGTCGGATATAATACGGATGGGCGCGGTTTTTTAACTGCGTTGAGTCAAGATGGTGGTTTTAACCCAAAAAATAAAAACGTTTTGATTATTGGAGCGGGTGGGGCCTCACGTGCTGTTGCGGTAAGTTTGGCTTTGTCGGGAATCAAAAAATTGAAAATATTAAATCGCACCTTAGATAAAGCCGAAGCAATTCGTTCTAAAATCATAAGTAATTTTGCTTGCGAAGTTGAAATTTTTAATTTTCAATCTAATTTAGAGAATTGTTTTTCATCAATAGATCTTATTGTTAACGCTACTCCTGTGGGCATGGTTAAAGAAGAATATCCTTTTCCCGTTGAGTTAATATCCCGCGAACATTTTGTGTGCGACTTAATTTATGAACCATTAGAAACTCCACTTATTCGTGCTGCAAAAGAGAAGGGTGCTAAGACACTGAATGGTTTAAATATGCTTTTATATCAAGGGGCGGCTGCTTTTAAGATATGGACACATATAGATCCTCCAATTGAAGTGATGCGCAAAGCTTTGGAGGATGCTTTGGAGTTAAAGAAAAATTAA
- a CDS encoding YqeG family HAD IIIA-type phosphatase — MSKKSFLKKFYPDEYYESIFNIDFKWLQKRNIKGLLIDLDNTIVPRKEREVSKNLIEWFSELSKKGFKVCIISNNWKARTGKIGKSLGVPVVARAVKPRRKAFERGMKILKTNREQTAVIGDQIFTDVFGGNRMNLLTILVVPLSKSDLFYTKILRKLERLILKGYKGSREC, encoded by the coding sequence TTGTCAAAAAAAAGTTTTTTGAAAAAATTTTATCCGGATGAGTATTATGAGTCAATTTTTAATATAGACTTTAAATGGCTTCAAAAGAGGAACATTAAAGGTTTATTAATTGATCTCGATAATACAATAGTACCGAGAAAAGAGAGAGAAGTTTCGAAAAATTTAATAGAATGGTTTTCAGAATTATCGAAAAAGGGCTTTAAGGTTTGTATTATTTCAAATAATTGGAAGGCGAGAACCGGTAAAATTGGAAAAAGCTTAGGAGTGCCTGTTGTGGCAAGGGCTGTTAAGCCCAGACGCAAAGCTTTTGAGCGGGGAATGAAGATTTTAAAAACAAACAGGGAGCAAACAGCTGTTATTGGGGACCAAATATTTACAGACGTGTTTGGAGGAAATCGAATGAATCTCCTGACAATACTTGTTGTTCCTTTAAGTAAAAGCGATTTATTTTATACGAAGATTTTAAGGAAATTGGAGCGTTTAATTTTAAAGGGATATAAAGGGAGCCGGGAATGCTAA